In candidate division WOR-3 bacterium, the genomic stretch GTTTAACTGTCTCAATTCCCGGATGAAAATGTCTTCCTTGGTGGCATTGGAAAGATTCTCATTGATGATAAAAAATGATTTTTGTTTCACCCGGCAATACCCTCCCTGGCCAAAGAAGCGGTCGTATTTAACAATGATTGACAATTTATGGCAAAGATCTTCAAGCATCTGTAAAAGCGCGCTCTTTCTCATTTTTTACCACCAAATAATTTAGAAAAGAAACTTTCCTTTTTTGTTTGGAGTCTTTCAATCCCTTTTTTTGCTGCGGCGTTATTGCTATCCCAGTTCAGTGCCTCCTGGTAGTACTTCAAAGCCTGCTCTCGGTCGGCAATAAACTCATAAGCCAAGCCCAGGTTTACATACACCAGAGGATTGAACATCAACTTCTTTGCTGCATCATGGAGTTTTTCAAAGCCCTCTTTCTGATACTGCCGGGTGTAGACCAAAGCCAGACCGAGATAAGAAAGGTAGATTGGCTGAGGGTCATATCGGCAGGCAATCCGTAAAAGATTCACCGCCCGCCAGGGGTCTTTGTTTCTTAAGAACTCAATTGCACGGGTGAATGCATTCTTCGCCTGGGTTGTCTGGATATCTTCCCGGGGTTTTGTGCCTTTTTCCAGAGATTTGTCATACTCAGCACGTAATTTTTCATCGGAGAGCACCCGATAAGCAGCAGTGATCAATGCGAACTGTTCATTTGCCTTGCGTTTCTCCTCAGGATCGGTGAATCGATCCGGATGAT encodes the following:
- a CDS encoding DnaJ domain-containing protein; its protein translation is MENYYQILGVSATATASEIKSAYMKLAKQYHPDRFTDPEEKRKANEQFALITAAYRVLSDEKLRAEYDKSLEKGTKPREDIQTTQAKNAFTRAIEFLRNKDPWRAVNLLRIACRYDPQPIYLSYLGLALVYTRQYQKEGFEKLHDAAKKLMFNPLVYVNLGLAYEFIADREQALKYYQEALNWDSNNAAAKKGIERLQTKKESFFSKLFGGKK